One window from the genome of Paramisgurnus dabryanus chromosome 22, PD_genome_1.1, whole genome shotgun sequence encodes:
- the ghsrb gene encoding growth hormone secretagogue receptor type 1: protein MSNWTNVSSCPFSITLCDEDITESNATGVEYPVHLFPVPILTGITVTCAFLFLVGIAGNLLTILVVSKYKDMRTTTNLYLCSMALSDLLIFLCMPLDLYRVWRYRPWNFGDELCKLFQFVSESCTYSTILNITALSVERYFAICFPFRAKVIVTRGRVKGVIVFLWTVALCSAGPIFILVGVEHENGTNPWETNECKATEYAIRSGLLTMMVWVSSVFFFLPVLCLTVLYSLIGRRLWRRKENPVGPVSSRDKNNKQTVKMLAVVVLAFVLCWLPFHVGRYLFSKSSEANSPLISQISEYCNLVSFVLFYLSAAINPILYNIMSKKYRSAACKLFGMRRAPGRSVQNIVNAESFSVWNEPSWST from the exons ATGAGTAATTGGACGAACGTGTCCAGCTGCCCATTCAGCATCACTTTATGCGATGAAGACATCACGGAAAGTAACGCAACTGGCGTGGAGTACCCGGTCCATCTATTCCCAGTCCCAATACTGACTGGCATCACAGTGACGTGTGCTTTCCTTTTCCTGGTTGGAATTGCTGGCAACCTGTTGACCATCCTGGTGGTCAGCAAATACAAAGACATGCGAACAACCACCAATCTTTACCTCTGCAGCATGGCACTTTCAGATCTGCTGATTTTCTTGTGCATGCCCCTGGACCTTtaccgggtctggcggtaccgaCCCTGGAACTTTGGAGATGAGCTGTGCAAGCTCTTTCAGTTTGTTAGTGAAAGTTGCACGTACTCCACCATCCTCAACATTACCGCCCTGAGCGTGGAAAGATACTTCGCGATTTGTTTCCCGTTCAGGGCAAAAGTCATCGTCACCCGGGGTCGAGTTAAAGGGGTGATTGTGTTTCTCTGGACCGTGGCTCTCTGCAGCGCCGGACCCATATTCATTCTGGTCGGGGTCGAGCACGAGAACGGTACCAATCCCTGGGAGACCAATGAATGTAAGGCGACCGAATACGCCATCCGGTCGGGATTGCTTACTATGATGGTTTGGGTCTCCAGTGTGTTTTTCTTTCTCCCGGTGCTGTGTTTGACAGTGCTGTACAGCCTCATCGGCAGAAGATTGTGGAGAAGGAAGGAGAACCCGGTTGGACCCGTTTCTAGCCGGGACAagaacaataaacaaacagtcAAAATGCTGG CTGTGGTGGTTCTTGCGTTTGTCCTCTGCTGGTTGCCCTTCCACGTGGGTCGGTATCTGTTCTCCAAGTCGTCCGAAGCCAATTCCCCTTTAATCTCCCAAATCAGTGAATATTGCAACCTGGTGTCCTTTGTGCTGTTTTACCTGAGCGCCGCGATCAACCCCATCCTCTACAACATCATGTCCAAAAAGTACAGGAGCGCGGCGTGCAAACTGTTCGGAATGAGGCGCGCTCCCGGACGCTCGGTGCAGAACATCGTGAACGCGGAGAGTTTCTCAGTGTGGAATGAACCCAGCTGGAGCACGTGA